In Acidimicrobiales bacterium, the following proteins share a genomic window:
- a CDS encoding aldehyde dehydrogenase family protein, with the protein MTTGGSEARAAVEAVARLRESFAAGITRPLGWRRAQLAALERLLAEQAGAIEAAVGADLGRPSIEAFLADVASVRRELAALQAGLGRWARPERVRVPLALFGARACVRREPLGVVLVVAPWNYPVNLVLAPLAAALAAGNCVLASPSEHAPACSSLLAELLPRYLDERCVAVVEGGGEVTQAAIAARVDHVFFTGSATIARSVMAAAAATLTPVTLELGGKSPALVWHDAEVRAAARRIAWGRFFNAGQTCLAPDYVLVHRSVAGELVEALAQEVARFYGPDPAASPDLARIVDDRHVERLAALLRDHGGTVVTGGSVDRARRYVAPTILLGVDLDAPVMREEIFGPILPVVPVADLEEALSIIDDRPTPLGVYVFARDRALLETVLERTRSGAFVVNSVLEHFAVPGLPFGGLGESGTGAYHGRWGFETFSHRRAVLRRRSARDLPVVYPPYRRARAALLRRFA; encoded by the coding sequence ATGACGACGGGAGGCAGCGAGGCTCGAGCCGCCGTCGAGGCGGTGGCGCGCCTGCGCGAGAGCTTCGCGGCCGGCATCACGCGGCCGCTCGGCTGGCGGCGCGCGCAGCTCGCCGCCCTCGAGCGGCTCCTCGCCGAGCAGGCAGGGGCGATCGAGGCGGCGGTGGGCGCCGACCTCGGCCGGCCGTCGATCGAGGCCTTCCTCGCCGACGTCGCGTCGGTGCGCCGGGAGCTCGCCGCCCTGCAGGCCGGCCTCGGGCGCTGGGCGCGACCCGAGCGCGTCCGGGTCCCGCTCGCCCTGTTCGGGGCGCGTGCCTGCGTGCGGCGCGAGCCCCTCGGCGTCGTGCTCGTCGTCGCGCCGTGGAACTACCCGGTCAACCTCGTGCTCGCGCCGCTCGCCGCCGCGCTCGCGGCGGGCAACTGCGTCCTGGCGAGCCCCTCGGAGCACGCGCCGGCGTGCTCGTCGCTCCTCGCCGAGCTGCTCCCCCGCTACCTCGACGAGCGCTGCGTGGCGGTCGTCGAGGGCGGCGGGGAGGTGACCCAGGCGGCCATCGCGGCGCGCGTCGACCACGTCTTCTTCACGGGCAGCGCGACGATCGCCCGCTCGGTGATGGCGGCCGCGGCCGCCACCCTCACGCCGGTGACCCTCGAGCTCGGCGGCAAGAGCCCGGCCCTCGTCTGGCACGACGCCGAGGTGCGGGCCGCGGCGCGCCGCATCGCCTGGGGACGGTTCTTCAACGCCGGCCAGACCTGCCTCGCCCCGGACTACGTCCTCGTCCACCGCTCGGTCGCCGGCGAGCTCGTCGAGGCCCTCGCGCAGGAGGTGGCGCGCTTCTACGGGCCGGACCCCGCGGCCAGCCCCGACCTCGCCCGTATCGTCGACGACCGCCACGTCGAGCGGCTCGCCGCCCTGCTGCGCGACCACGGCGGCACCGTCGTGACCGGCGGCAGCGTCGATCGCGCCCGTCGGTACGTGGCGCCGACGATCCTGCTCGGGGTCGACCTCGACGCCCCGGTGATGCGCGAGGAGATCTTCGGGCCGATCCTGCCGGTCGTCCCGGTCGCCGACCTCGAGGAGGCGCTCTCGATCATCGACGACCGCCCGACCCCCCTCGGCGTGTACGTCTTCGCGCGGGACCGCGCCCTCCTCGAGACGGTGCTCGAGCGGACGCGCTCGGGCGCGTTCGTCGTCAACTCCGTGCTCGAGCACTTCGCCGTGCCGGGCCTGCCCTTCGGGGGCCTCGGCGAGAGCGGCACCGGCGCCTACCACGGGCGGTGGGGCTTCGAGACGTTCTCGCACCGGCGGGCCGTGCTGCGGCGCCGATCCGCCCGCGACCTGCCCGTCGTCTACCCCCCCTACCGGCGCGCCCGCGCCGCCCTACTGCGCCGCTTCGCCTGA
- a CDS encoding PPOX class F420-dependent oxidoreductase yields MPEPSDAVVPDSHADLLGATVIAHLATVGPSGEPHSTPVWFDWDGRRVAFSTTTRRQKYRNVRRNPAVAVSIVDPANPYRYLELRGRATISDDPGNAFIDAMARKYLGEDAYPFDQPGDERVVISFVPEQASYQ; encoded by the coding sequence GTGCCCGAGCCGAGCGACGCCGTCGTCCCCGACAGCCACGCCGACCTCCTCGGGGCGACCGTCATCGCCCACCTCGCGACGGTCGGACCGTCCGGCGAGCCGCACTCGACCCCCGTCTGGTTCGACTGGGACGGTCGGCGCGTCGCCTTCTCGACCACGACGCGTCGCCAGAAGTACCGCAACGTGCGGCGCAACCCCGCCGTCGCCGTGTCGATCGTGGACCCGGCGAACCCCTACCGCTACCTCGAGCTGCGAGGCCGCGCCACGATCTCGGACGACCCGGGCAACGCCTTCATCGACGCCATGGCGAGGAAGTACCTCGGCGAGGACGCCTACCCCTTCGACCAGCCGGGCGACGAGCGCGTCGTCATCTCCTTCGTGCCCGAGCAGGCGAGCTACCAGTAG